The following proteins are co-located in the Sporohalobacter salinus genome:
- a CDS encoding pilus assembly protein TadG-related protein has translation MSFFSSKKGTVIVVVALLMTIFISFLALVIDVGTLYLERIRLVNTLDAAALAGVQELPIDPQLAKNTAVSYANQNGLVSSNLTVEITDDKQQINLSGTNQVGMNFAVIFGINQVEVVASSKARIGKVTAIAGAVPFGVVNQEFVYGDKYYLKYGAGGNGVADGRNGNFGALALGGNGANNYEDNIKYGYGSQLEVGQEVTTEPGNMSGPTARGVEYRLDQCDSVPACTFDSVKSDCPQLVMVPVIDSLGNGRSTSTIVGFAAFFLEGLTNGNGNGNNSYVEGRFISWMTQSGEMGSEGENFNLRTIKLID, from the coding sequence ATGAGCTTTTTTAGCTCTAAGAAGGGAACTGTAATTGTAGTAGTAGCGTTATTAATGACTATTTTTATTTCGTTTTTGGCTTTAGTAATTGATGTAGGCACTCTATATTTAGAGCGAATTAGATTAGTAAATACTTTAGATGCTGCTGCTCTTGCTGGGGTACAAGAGTTGCCGATTGATCCTCAATTAGCAAAAAATACAGCAGTTAGCTATGCTAATCAGAATGGACTAGTTAGTAGTAACTTAACAGTTGAGATAACTGATGATAAGCAGCAGATTAATTTATCAGGTACTAATCAGGTTGGAATGAACTTTGCCGTTATCTTTGGCATTAATCAAGTGGAAGTAGTAGCTTCTTCTAAGGCTAGAATAGGGAAGGTAACAGCCATTGCAGGAGCAGTTCCCTTTGGAGTAGTTAATCAGGAGTTTGTCTATGGAGATAAGTATTATCTTAAATATGGTGCTGGTGGAAATGGAGTAGCTGATGGTCGGAATGGAAATTTCGGAGCTTTGGCTTTAGGTGGTAATGGGGCTAATAATTACGAGGATAATATCAAGTATGGATATGGTAGTCAACTTGAAGTAGGCCAGGAGGTGACTACAGAACCAGGAAATATGTCAGGGCCAACAGCAAGAGGTGTAGAATATAGATTAGATCAATGTGATTCAGTTCCAGCTTGTACTTTTGATTCGGTTAAGTCTGATTGTCCTCAATTAGTTATGGTTCCGGTAATTGACAGTTTAGGTAATGGTAGAAGCACTTCGACTATTGTAGGTTTTGCTGCTTTCTTTTTAGAGGGATTGACCAATGGAAATGGTAATGGAAATAATTCCTATGTTGAAGGTAGATTTATAAGTTGGATGACTCAGTCAGGAGAAATGGGGTCGGAAGGTGAAAATTTTAATTTAAGAACAATTAAACTAATCGACTAA
- a CDS encoding response regulator: MGDSIEILLADDMAETRANVKKLISLEKNLEVVAEAVDGEDVIEKAKEIRPDIILMDINMPKIKGIKATEIITREVSETSIIMMSVQEEQDYLRKAMVAGAREYLIKPFSDDELITAINQVYELEVQRKSSMKRNKQQSEKFQGEKVVSVFSSKGGVGKTLLSVNLAVYLQQLKEVDVVLVDLDLQFGDLDVLLDLTPRITIADAVDELDSLTVQNIEDYLLSYENGLQVLASPLRPEEAEMIKGEQIERLLEILGEKFDYIIIDTAQSFSENILAALDNSDLILLIAMLDLSTIRNVRLCLEVMEELEYPEESIKLILNRYSKDIGISVEDLEENLNYSVDVKIPSNGELTIDSINQGLPFILDKPQAKISKEIIKMADLVMGEETDIEDKEGWLNKITNFLNK; encoded by the coding sequence ATGGGCGATTCAATTGAGATTTTGTTGGCTGATGATATGGCCGAGACTAGAGCTAATGTTAAGAAATTAATTAGTCTAGAAAAGAACCTCGAAGTAGTTGCTGAAGCTGTAGATGGTGAAGATGTAATTGAGAAAGCAAAAGAAATTAGACCAGATATTATTCTAATGGATATTAACATGCCCAAAATCAAAGGGATTAAAGCTACTGAAATAATTACCCGAGAAGTATCAGAAACTTCGATCATTATGATGTCAGTTCAGGAAGAACAGGATTATCTTCGTAAAGCCATGGTAGCTGGAGCTAGAGAATATTTAATTAAACCTTTTAGTGATGATGAGTTAATTACTGCTATTAATCAGGTGTATGAATTAGAAGTACAGCGCAAAAGCAGTATGAAACGGAATAAACAGCAGTCAGAAAAATTTCAAGGAGAGAAAGTGGTTTCTGTCTTTAGCAGCAAAGGAGGAGTAGGGAAGACGCTATTATCTGTTAATTTAGCAGTTTATTTACAGCAATTAAAGGAAGTTGATGTTGTTTTAGTTGATCTAGATCTACAGTTTGGAGATCTAGATGTTTTATTAGATTTGACGCCGAGAATTACTATTGCTGATGCCGTCGATGAACTGGATAGTCTTACAGTACAGAATATTGAAGATTACTTATTAAGTTATGAAAACGGATTACAGGTTTTAGCTTCTCCCCTACGTCCAGAAGAAGCAGAGATGATTAAAGGAGAGCAAATTGAAAGGTTACTTGAAATTCTGGGTGAAAAATTTGATTATATCATTATTGATACAGCTCAGTCTTTTTCAGAAAATATTTTAGCTGCTCTAGATAATTCAGATTTAATTCTGTTAATTGCAATGTTGGATTTATCTACTATTAGGAATGTTAGACTCTGTTTAGAAGTTATGGAGGAGTTAGAGTATCCTGAAGAGAGTATTAAATTAATCTTAAATCGTTATTCCAAAGATATAGGAATTAGTGTTGAAGATTTAGAAGAGAATCTTAATTATTCTGTGGATGTTAAGATTCCTAGTAATGGAGAGTTAACAATAGATTCTATTAATCAAGGCCTTCCTTTTATTCTCGATAAGCCACAAGCAAAGATTTCGAAAGAAATTATTAAAATGGCTGATTTGGTAATGGGGGAAGAAACTGATATAGAAGACAAAGAAGGATGGTTAAATAAGATAACTAACTTCTTGAATAAATAA
- the cpaB gene encoding Flp pilus assembly protein CpaB, with the protein MKFKVILIIAVILGLITSGAVYFVMDNMQQNTVKERKKVSVVVARKDIDSREKIKSSLVQIKEVPKEVVHSQAVTTISNAVGKFALKDIISGEQILKPRLLSKEQISSGLAFNLTNDKRAVTVAVNEISGVAGFLTPGDYVDVISVFSGYDDQQSLAKTVLQNVEVLAVAQDMVTNQNQKPKVTKSVTLGVNLSNAEKLVLADKKGEIRLVLRSVQNESFAISNGTKFQDIVGDLNKRSTEDKQPSEKQLKLQESKTEAANQKSNSGTNKKKIEVIRGAERSYQKVSAQ; encoded by the coding sequence GTGAAATTCAAAGTGATTTTAATTATAGCTGTAATTTTGGGTTTAATTACTTCTGGAGCAGTTTATTTTGTAATGGATAATATGCAGCAAAATACAGTAAAGGAAAGAAAGAAGGTTTCGGTGGTAGTAGCCAGAAAAGATATTGATTCCCGAGAGAAGATAAAAAGTAGTCTAGTTCAGATAAAGGAAGTTCCGAAGGAAGTAGTTCATTCTCAGGCTGTAACTACAATTTCTAATGCGGTAGGAAAGTTTGCTTTAAAAGATATTATTAGTGGAGAGCAGATTTTAAAGCCGCGGCTGTTGAGTAAAGAACAGATAAGTTCAGGTTTAGCTTTTAACTTAACAAATGATAAACGAGCTGTAACAGTAGCGGTAAATGAAATATCGGGAGTAGCAGGCTTTTTGACTCCAGGAGATTATGTTGATGTCATTAGTGTTTTTAGTGGTTACGATGATCAGCAGTCATTGGCTAAAACAGTATTACAGAATGTAGAGGTTCTAGCTGTAGCTCAGGATATGGTTACTAATCAGAATCAGAAGCCTAAAGTAACTAAAAGTGTTACTCTTGGTGTTAATTTGAGCAATGCAGAGAAATTAGTTTTAGCTGATAAAAAGGGGGAAATTAGATTGGTTCTCCGTTCAGTACAGAACGAAAGCTTTGCTATAAGTAATGGAACTAAGTTTCAGGATATTGTTGGTGATTTAAATAAGAGGTCGACAGAAGATAAACAGCCGTCAGAAAAACAATTGAAGTTACAGGAAAGTAAGACAGAGGCTGCAAATCAGAAATCCAATAGTGGAACTAATAAAAAGAAAATAGAAGTTATTCGAGGGGCTGAAAGAAGTTATCAGAAAGTATCAGCGCAGTAA
- a CDS encoding type II and III secretion system protein family protein, with product MQIDKKVIIFILIICSLLFFNSVLIAQGNNRLTLKLGTGESELLKVVDLKRVAIADPEIANVITVSDQELLVNGKSEGVTTLHLWDQKGHQSYKIAVSQKEEKVIKQIKNLIGIDTVKVAKVKENIILNGEVRNQNQLKRAKKIAKVFGEKVIDQLKVNNSLQVLLEAQVFEINKAASNELGLDWYGMRYSVGAEDGANIGSGAVEFGDRLYSKDSNGNVIRKSIPDFGLGSTERISELRTKLKALVQNNKAKLLAKPKLVTESGSEAEFVVGGEIPIVTTDSSGEQTVVWKKYGVQFEVKPTVTQTGKLDTYLHPKVSRLDWANGVEYGNGTLPAIKSSEVKTQVVIEDGATLAIGGLIQKNRTKDIKKIPLLSQLPILGELFKSKSFREGKSELIILVTPKIITSAPETKKEMKLEDILKEKEELETEKKPAKEKEKEKVGSKRGE from the coding sequence TTGCAAATAGATAAGAAAGTAATTATTTTTATTCTAATTATTTGTTCTTTGTTATTTTTTAATTCAGTACTAATTGCTCAAGGGAATAACCGTTTGACATTAAAGCTTGGGACTGGAGAATCAGAATTATTGAAAGTAGTTGATTTAAAACGGGTAGCAATTGCTGACCCAGAGATCGCTAATGTAATTACCGTTTCAGATCAGGAATTATTAGTTAATGGTAAAAGCGAAGGGGTTACTACTTTACACCTTTGGGATCAAAAGGGACATCAAAGTTATAAAATAGCTGTTAGTCAAAAAGAAGAAAAAGTCATTAAACAGATAAAAAACTTGATTGGGATTGATACTGTTAAAGTTGCTAAAGTGAAGGAGAATATCATTTTAAATGGTGAAGTAAGAAATCAGAATCAATTAAAGCGGGCTAAAAAGATAGCAAAGGTCTTTGGAGAGAAAGTTATTGACCAGTTAAAGGTTAATAATTCTCTTCAGGTATTATTAGAAGCTCAGGTGTTTGAAATCAATAAAGCAGCCAGTAATGAATTGGGATTGGACTGGTATGGAATGAGATATAGTGTTGGAGCAGAAGATGGAGCTAATATAGGTTCAGGAGCAGTAGAGTTTGGTGATAGACTTTATTCTAAAGATTCTAATGGTAATGTTATCCGGAAATCAATTCCTGATTTTGGTCTAGGAAGTACAGAAAGAATCAGCGAATTACGTACTAAGCTTAAGGCCTTAGTCCAAAATAATAAGGCTAAATTATTAGCCAAACCGAAGTTAGTAACCGAAAGTGGTAGTGAGGCTGAATTTGTTGTTGGCGGTGAGATTCCGATTGTAACTACTGATAGCTCCGGTGAACAGACAGTAGTTTGGAAGAAATATGGGGTTCAGTTTGAAGTTAAGCCTACAGTTACTCAAACTGGAAAGCTAGATACTTATTTACATCCTAAAGTTAGTAGACTGGATTGGGCTAATGGGGTTGAATATGGCAATGGTACTTTGCCGGCAATAAAAAGTAGTGAAGTGAAAACTCAGGTGGTAATTGAAGATGGAGCAACTTTGGCTATTGGAGGATTAATTCAAAAGAATCGGACAAAGGATATTAAAAAGATTCCTTTGTTAAGTCAATTACCTATCTTAGGAGAACTTTTTAAGAGTAAGTCATTTAGAGAAGGAAAGTCAGAACTAATTATCTTAGTGACTCCTAAAATTATAACTTCAGCACCAGAAACTAAAAAAGAAATGAAGTTAGAAGATATTTTAAAAGAGAAAGAGGAATTAGAAACAGAGAAGAAGCCAGCAAAAGAGAAGGAGAAAGAAAAAGTAGGTTCGAAGCGGGGTGAATAG
- a CDS encoding CpaF family protein, translating to MSLRSRLSNQKETEVQTNSNRDDNSKSTNSTLPEDPYRELKTKIHDHLLNELELEILSDDGKEVEDEQVKTEIKELTLEVIETEEVHISPGDKRKVIQDIIDEIIGFGPINGLLEDPEVTEVMVNGPSQVYVERDGKLVLTDVKFRDDEHVIHIIEKIVAPLGRRIDESSPMVDARLPDGSRVNAIIPPLALNGPTITIRKFSEDPFAVEDLVNFGTMTEEMAQFLEACVKVRLNVVVAGGTGSGKTTTLNVLSSFIPEEERIVTIEDAAELQLVQDHVVSLETRPPNVEGKGAVTMRELVKNSLRMRPDRIVVGEVRGGEALDMLQAMNTGHDGSLTTGHANSPRDMLSRLETMVMMAGMELPVKAIRDQIASAVDLIVQQSRLRDGSRKIVKVTEVQGMEGEIITLQDIFSFEQQGFDDDGNVQGELKATGIRPKFFDLFKSEGIDLPANIFMAY from the coding sequence ATGTCGCTTAGAAGTCGATTATCGAACCAGAAAGAAACTGAGGTTCAGACTAATTCTAATAGAGATGATAATTCTAAATCAACTAATTCTACTCTGCCTGAAGATCCTTATCGAGAGTTAAAGACTAAGATTCATGATCATTTACTTAATGAATTAGAATTAGAAATTTTATCAGATGATGGTAAGGAAGTTGAAGATGAGCAGGTAAAGACAGAGATTAAAGAGTTGACTCTAGAAGTAATAGAAACGGAGGAAGTTCACATTTCCCCCGGGGATAAAAGAAAAGTAATTCAGGATATTATTGATGAAATCATAGGTTTCGGACCAATTAATGGTTTATTGGAAGATCCTGAAGTAACAGAAGTAATGGTTAATGGACCAAGTCAGGTCTATGTAGAAAGGGATGGAAAGTTAGTTTTAACTGATGTAAAGTTTCGGGATGATGAACATGTAATTCATATTATTGAGAAAATTGTAGCTCCCTTGGGTCGTCGAATTGATGAAAGCAGTCCTATGGTTGACGCAAGATTACCTGATGGTTCTCGAGTAAATGCTATTATTCCGCCCCTGGCATTAAATGGCCCGACAATTACAATTCGGAAATTTTCTGAAGATCCTTTTGCAGTTGAAGATTTAGTTAATTTTGGTACTATGACAGAGGAAATGGCCCAATTTCTAGAGGCCTGCGTTAAAGTTAGACTTAATGTAGTGGTAGCAGGCGGTACCGGTTCAGGTAAGACAACGACACTAAATGTACTTTCTTCTTTTATTCCAGAAGAAGAACGAATAGTAACAATTGAGGATGCAGCTGAATTACAGTTGGTTCAGGATCATGTTGTTTCCTTAGAGACTAGGCCACCTAATGTTGAAGGTAAAGGAGCAGTTACGATGCGGGAGTTGGTAAAGAACTCACTTAGAATGCGTCCAGATAGGATAGTAGTTGGTGAGGTACGGGGGGGTGAAGCCTTAGATATGCTTCAGGCAATGAATACTGGTCATGATGGATCATTAACTACTGGTCATGCTAATAGTCCGCGGGATATGTTATCGCGATTAGAGACAATGGTAATGATGGCAGGTATGGAGCTGCCTGTTAAAGCTATTCGAGACCAGATAGCCTCAGCTGTTGACCTTATTGTTCAACAGTCGCGGCTTAGGGATGGAAGTCGGAAGATAGTCAAGGTAACAGAAGTTCAAGGTATGGAAGGAGAGATAATTACTTTACAGGATATCTTTTCTTTTGAACAACAGGGCTTTGATGATGATGGTAATGTCCAGGGGGAGCTTAAAGCAACTGGAATTAGACCTAAATTCTTTGATCTTTTTAAGTCAGAAGGTATTGATCTGCCGGCTAATATCTTTATGGCTTATTAA
- a CDS encoding type II secretion system F family protein produces the protein MQIIILLAVFLITIITVVVVYNLLTARRTKIKERLDKYSAIERGMMGQAVTFNVQEETVEKESLKERLLTNFNHFLTSFLLTASLEDELQKTNLPLKVSEFIIIALISCFSLGLVGILISNNLIVIILLFLLGLISPYLYLKYSQKKRLDKFNEQIIDSLTIISNSLKAGYSFFQAIEMVAKEMSAPISEEFTRVLKEMNLGASPQEALTSLTERIESEDLDLVITAVLIQRQVGGNLSEILDSISDTIRERIKIKGEIQTLTAQGKMSGIIIALLPISLGGLLFLINPEYMSPFFKHPLGRAMIIIGIISQILGAALIKKIINIEV, from the coding sequence GTGCAAATAATAATTTTGTTAGCAGTTTTTTTAATTACAATTATTACTGTAGTAGTTGTTTATAATTTATTGACTGCTAGAAGAACTAAAATTAAAGAAAGGTTGGATAAGTATTCTGCCATAGAAAGGGGAATGATGGGACAAGCAGTTACTTTTAATGTTCAAGAAGAAACAGTTGAGAAGGAAAGTTTGAAGGAGAGACTACTGACAAATTTTAATCATTTTTTAACCTCTTTTTTGTTAACAGCTAGTTTAGAAGATGAACTACAGAAGACCAATCTTCCTCTTAAAGTTTCTGAATTTATTATTATTGCTTTGATTTCGTGTTTTAGTTTGGGTTTAGTCGGAATTTTAATTAGCAATAACCTAATAGTTATCATTCTATTATTCTTGCTTGGATTGATAAGTCCTTATTTATATTTAAAGTATAGTCAGAAGAAAAGACTGGATAAATTTAATGAACAGATAATTGATTCACTAACAATTATTTCTAATTCCTTGAAAGCGGGATATAGTTTTTTTCAGGCTATAGAAATGGTAGCTAAAGAAATGTCGGCTCCTATTTCCGAAGAATTTACTCGAGTTTTAAAAGAAATGAATTTAGGGGCTTCGCCTCAAGAGGCTTTGACTTCTTTAACAGAGAGGATTGAAAGTGAAGACCTCGATCTTGTAATTACAGCAGTCTTAATTCAAAGGCAGGTAGGCGGTAACTTATCAGAGATATTAGATAGTATTTCTGATACTATTCGTGAACGGATTAAGATCAAAGGTGAGATTCAGACTTTGACAGCTCAAGGGAAAATGTCTGGAATTATTATTGCACTGCTGCCGATTAGTTTGGGAGGACTGTTATTTTTGATTAATCCTGAATATATGTCTCCTTTCTTTAAGCATCCGTTAGGACGAGCAATGATTATAATTGGGATTATCTCTCAGATTTTAGGGGCAGCCCTAATCAAAAAAATAATTAATATCGAGGTATAA
- a CDS encoding type II secretion system F family protein, translating to MLLAGSVFIVVVVLTLFVGYYFNQRDQKVKKRLQRYAQLQREALPRKEELKLSFWERVIRPGLRQVAVFFVKLTPMGVKDSIRKRLILAGRPFDLEAKEFLALQGILMVFLPVVILGLLIVTGVSWKQTMIYVLIFAFAGFVIPRFLLSKKISKRQKKIQQSLPDVLDLLTVSVEAGLGFDSALVRVVDKIAGPISEEFERLLQEIRMGKPRRDAMRDLGERTNVDDLITFITAIVQADKLGVSIGKVLRVQSKQIRQKRRQRAEAQAMKAPIKMLLPLVFFIFPTLFIILLGPAAIKVMNSLMKLN from the coding sequence ATGTTACTAGCAGGCAGTGTTTTTATAGTTGTAGTTGTTTTGACTTTGTTTGTAGGTTATTACTTTAATCAGCGTGACCAGAAAGTAAAAAAGAGGTTACAAAGATATGCCCAACTGCAGCGGGAAGCGCTTCCCCGCAAAGAGGAATTGAAACTTTCTTTTTGGGAACGAGTAATTAGACCAGGCCTTAGACAAGTAGCTGTCTTTTTTGTCAAGCTAACTCCTATGGGAGTTAAGGATAGTATCAGAAAAAGACTAATTTTAGCCGGGCGTCCTTTTGATTTAGAAGCTAAAGAATTTCTTGCTTTACAAGGTATTTTGATGGTGTTTTTACCTGTAGTTATTTTGGGGTTGCTGATAGTAACGGGAGTTAGTTGGAAACAAACTATGATTTACGTATTAATATTTGCTTTTGCTGGTTTTGTAATTCCTAGATTTTTATTAAGTAAGAAAATTTCTAAACGTCAAAAGAAGATACAGCAGTCATTACCCGATGTATTAGATTTATTGACTGTCAGTGTAGAAGCAGGATTAGGCTTCGATTCTGCTTTAGTAAGAGTGGTTGATAAGATTGCTGGTCCTATTAGTGAAGAGTTTGAACGGCTCTTACAGGAAATTAGAATGGGCAAGCCCCGTCGTGATGCAATGAGAGATCTAGGAGAACGAACTAATGTAGATGATCTAATTACTTTTATTACAGCCATAGTTCAGGCTGATAAGTTAGGGGTTAGTATTGGAAAAGTGTTGCGGGTACAGTCAAAACAGATTCGCCAAAAGCGCCGCCAGCGGGCTGAAGCTCAAGCAATGAAGGCACCTATTAAAATGTTATTACCACTGGTCTTCTTTATCTTTCCAACACTGTTCATTATTCTTCTAGGCCCAGCGGCAATTAAAGTTATGAATTCGCTGATGAAGTTAAATTAA
- a CDS encoding DUF192 domain-containing protein, producing MKLINQSKDLKIIEDLSKAVTFWQRMVGLLGKEDLSLNKGLLITPCKIIHTFFMKFPLALIFLDDSNQVVELITYLQPNRVSPFVSSAVKVIELKARQNLEKKIELGDQLVILN from the coding sequence ATGAAGTTAATTAATCAATCTAAAGACCTTAAAATAATAGAAGATTTATCTAAGGCAGTGACTTTCTGGCAGCGAATGGTAGGCTTATTGGGGAAGGAAGATCTTTCATTAAATAAAGGATTATTAATTACCCCTTGTAAGATAATTCATACCTTCTTTATGAAGTTTCCGCTAGCTCTTATATTTTTAGATGACAGTAATCAGGTAGTTGAGTTAATTACTTATTTACAACCTAATCGAGTATCTCCTTTTGTATCGTCGGCTGTGAAAGTTATTGAATTAAAAGCCCGACAGAATTTAGAAAAGAAGATAGAACTAGGAGATCAATTAGTTATACTAAATTGA
- a CDS encoding DUF362 domain-containing protein yields MSLVASNSCDRYEEDVVKEAVRKSVDELGGLDKFVSKDDQVLIKPNLLSPKAPKEAITTHPLVLKAVIELVQQLGAIPVVGESSGGFLVEESLTAQAFDKTGTRDVCQQLDVEMINFDRVATRKVVNPGSTVENFKLPLPVLEADFIISLPKLKTHGLTLFTGAVKNLYGVIPGMKKMEYHRRFPNPNQFMEVIVDILELVGADLAIMDGIIGLAGDGPGSSGIPCEVGSILASNDLVALDIVAASYLGYSDSQIKYLNLAAQRELGIAELNKIRTKGDFSQPEYKKYDLPSNVLLSYLPNFLLRLLSQVLMSKPVIDQQSCTQCKSCLDSCPQQAIVEQKNGEDNHLEIDESKCIKCLCCQEICPFDAIRLKENLLFKFLRYLG; encoded by the coding sequence ATGTCTTTAGTAGCATCAAATAGCTGTGATAGATATGAAGAAGATGTAGTAAAAGAAGCGGTTCGAAAATCTGTAGATGAATTAGGTGGGCTAGATAAGTTTGTTTCTAAAGATGATCAAGTTTTGATTAAACCTAATTTATTAAGCCCTAAAGCTCCGAAAGAAGCAATTACTACTCATCCTTTAGTGTTAAAGGCAGTAATTGAGTTAGTTCAGCAATTGGGAGCTATACCAGTAGTTGGCGAAAGCTCAGGTGGCTTTTTAGTAGAAGAGTCGTTAACTGCTCAGGCTTTCGACAAAACTGGGACTAGAGATGTTTGTCAACAGCTAGATGTAGAAATGATTAATTTTGATCGGGTAGCAACTAGAAAGGTTGTTAATCCTGGCAGTACCGTTGAAAATTTCAAATTGCCGCTTCCAGTTTTAGAAGCTGACTTTATTATTTCTTTACCTAAATTGAAGACTCATGGTTTAACATTATTTACAGGGGCGGTTAAGAATCTCTATGGTGTAATTCCAGGTATGAAAAAGATGGAGTATCATCGTCGTTTTCCTAATCCTAATCAATTCATGGAAGTAATTGTAGATATTTTAGAATTAGTTGGCGCTGATTTAGCTATTATGGATGGAATTATTGGTTTGGCTGGTGATGGGCCAGGGAGCAGTGGTATTCCTTGTGAGGTAGGAAGCATATTGGCCAGTAATGATTTAGTGGCTTTAGATATAGTAGCAGCTAGTTATTTAGGTTATAGTGATAGTCAGATAAAGTATTTAAATCTAGCAGCCCAGCGTGAATTAGGTATAGCTGAGCTTAATAAGATTAGAACTAAAGGTGATTTCAGCCAGCCGGAGTATAAGAAGTATGATTTACCGTCGAATGTTTTGTTGTCATATCTACCGAACTTTCTGTTGCGTTTATTATCTCAGGTATTGATGTCAAAACCGGTTATTGATCAGCAAAGCTGCACTCAATGTAAAAGTTGTTTGGATAGCTGTCCACAGCAAGCAATTGTCGAACAGAAGAATGGAGAAGACAATCATTTAGAAATTGATGAAAGTAAATGTATTAAATGTCTTTGTTGCCAGGAAATTTGTCCATTTGATGCTATTAGACTGAAAGAGAATCTATTATTTAAATTTTTGCGTTATTTAGGATAG
- the sigH gene encoding RNA polymerase sporulation sigma factor SigH: protein MGEPEQKFKSKYDEMPEQEVIDLAQNGDKLAEEYLLDNNIDIVYAKSKLFYIKGLDKDDVIQEGLVGLYKAIRDYKEQRAASFRGFAHLCVSRQLISAIKTANRQKHMPLNTSTSIDKKLKYSKDDGGRGRTLLDVLPDENNDPQTDLVNRELVDEVTYELQEMLTELEWNVFSSYLQAKSYKEIAKEIDGSVKTVDNALQRARRKIDELKRNLQDEVVNQ, encoded by the coding sequence ATGGGTGAGCCTGAGCAAAAATTCAAGAGTAAATATGATGAAATGCCTGAACAAGAAGTTATTGATTTAGCTCAGAATGGGGACAAGCTAGCAGAAGAATATCTATTAGATAATAATATTGATATAGTATATGCTAAATCAAAGCTATTTTACATTAAAGGTTTAGACAAAGATGATGTAATTCAAGAAGGCTTAGTCGGGCTCTATAAAGCAATTCGAGATTATAAAGAGCAGCGGGCAGCATCATTTAGAGGTTTTGCTCATTTATGTGTTAGTCGGCAATTGATTTCAGCTATTAAGACGGCCAACCGTCAGAAACATATGCCTTTGAATACTTCTACTTCAATTGATAAGAAGTTGAAATATTCAAAAGACGATGGTGGACGTGGTCGAACCCTACTTGATGTATTACCCGATGAAAATAATGATCCCCAGACTGACTTGGTTAATCGCGAGTTAGTAGATGAGGTTACATATGAACTGCAGGAAATGTTAACTGAATTAGAATGGAATGTCTTTAGTAGTTACCTGCAGGCTAAGTCATATAAAGAGATTGCTAAGGAGATTGATGGTAGTGTCAAGACAGTAGATAACGCTCTTCAAAGAGCTAGGAGAAAGATCGATGAACTAAAACGGAATCTACAAGATGAAGTAGTTAATCAGTAA